A single region of the Pontibacter kalidii genome encodes:
- a CDS encoding c-type cytochrome: MKKALRVVGYIVVVAMAAIAAGVIYLQYAFPNVDAAPNITVMHTAEQIERGRYLANHVTVCIDCHSTRDFSQLSAPPIPGTFGKGGDKFDHNMGFPGTFYAKNITPDKETGIGTWTDGEVYRAMTQGVSKDGEPLFPMMPYGSYKQLTTQDAYAIIAYIRTLAPIRNEVPKSEADFPFNLILRTMPSSEMPAATNPTVLDNELSRGKYLVAVAGCGDCHSPKDADLGAFAGGMDFKFPDGSVLRAANITPDEETGIGSWSEEAFLQRFKAYQNADQQLKPGQMQTLMPWTMYAGMKEEDLRAIYKFLRTQAPAKNQVVRFTPAAKS; this comes from the coding sequence ATGAAAAAAGCCTTGAGAGTCGTCGGCTACATTGTTGTTGTAGCGATGGCAGCCATTGCCGCGGGTGTTATCTACCTGCAGTATGCCTTCCCCAACGTAGATGCTGCCCCAAACATTACGGTAATGCACACGGCAGAGCAGATTGAGCGCGGCCGCTACCTGGCCAACCACGTAACCGTCTGCATCGACTGCCACTCCACCCGCGACTTCTCCCAACTCTCGGCTCCCCCTATCCCTGGCACCTTTGGTAAGGGCGGCGACAAGTTTGACCATAACATGGGCTTTCCGGGCACCTTCTACGCCAAGAACATCACCCCAGACAAGGAAACAGGCATTGGCACCTGGACCGACGGTGAAGTATACCGCGCCATGACCCAGGGCGTTAGCAAAGACGGGGAGCCGCTTTTCCCGATGATGCCGTACGGCTCTTACAAACAACTTACCACGCAGGACGCCTACGCCATCATTGCCTACATCCGCACGCTGGCGCCGATCCGTAATGAGGTGCCAAAATCGGAGGCCGATTTCCCGTTCAACCTGATCCTGCGTACCATGCCGTCCAGCGAAATGCCGGCGGCCACTAACCCCACCGTGTTGGATAATGAGTTATCGCGCGGAAAATACCTGGTAGCGGTTGCCGGCTGCGGGGATTGCCACTCCCCCAAAGATGCTGACCTGGGCGCATTCGCCGGAGGCATGGACTTTAAATTCCCGGATGGCTCTGTGCTGCGCGCGGCCAACATCACCCCGGATGAGGAAACCGGCATCGGCTCCTGGAGCGAGGAGGCCTTCCTGCAGCGCTTTAAGGCCTACCAGAATGCTGACCAGCAACTAAAGCCGGGCCAGATGCAGACGCTGATGCCATGGACCATGTACGCGGGAATGAAGGAGGAAGACCTGCGGGCCATCTACAAATTCCTCAGAACGCAAGCCCCGGCAAAGAACCAGGTGGTGCGCTTTACCCCGGCTGCCAAATCGTAA
- a CDS encoding RDD family protein has translation MQLYQNEEEKNPIALAYASFWKRMAAIFVDALIISFFMNLFILPILDIDTLPELTDMEGRLKIQGLAALIGWLYYAGFESSARQATLGKQIFGIFVTDTEGYRISFARATGRYFGKMLSGFILLIGYLMAAFTERRQALHDKLAGTLVLQHPGNGSKEA, from the coding sequence ATGCAGCTTTACCAAAACGAAGAAGAAAAAAACCCGATCGCCCTTGCCTATGCCAGCTTCTGGAAGCGGATGGCGGCCATTTTTGTGGATGCGCTCATCATCTCCTTTTTCATGAACCTGTTTATACTTCCCATACTTGACATTGATACGCTTCCGGAGTTGACGGATATGGAAGGCCGACTGAAGATACAGGGACTTGCCGCACTGATTGGCTGGCTATACTATGCCGGTTTCGAGAGCTCTGCCCGCCAGGCTACGCTGGGCAAACAGATCTTCGGCATTTTCGTGACGGATACGGAAGGTTACCGCATTTCCTTTGCCCGCGCCACCGGCCGCTACTTCGGCAAAATGCTGTCGGGTTTCATCCTGCTGATCGGTTACCTGATGGCCGCCTTCACAGAGCGCCGCCAGGCCCTGCACGATAAGCTGGCCGGCACACTGGTGCTCCAGCACCCGGGTAATGGCAGTAAAGAGGCTTGA
- a CDS encoding RDD family protein, whose amino-acid sequence MQTTYTQSKEKTELADLSARLLAFALDVLLLLTLIGITDFFTFSSNDEALFLKPERLLHLVLAWLYFAGTETCRCQGTLGKYLMNLRVTGPKGERISFRAATLRFLLRPVAAVLVILRFLVGSDDRVRRAFHDRVAGTQVIAQ is encoded by the coding sequence ATGCAGACTACCTATACCCAAAGTAAAGAAAAAACCGAGCTGGCAGACCTTAGCGCGCGTCTGTTGGCATTTGCATTAGATGTGCTGCTGTTGCTCACGCTGATTGGCATCACCGATTTTTTTACCTTCAGCAGCAATGACGAAGCACTTTTCCTGAAGCCAGAGCGGCTGCTGCACCTGGTGTTGGCCTGGCTATACTTTGCCGGCACCGAGACCTGCCGCTGCCAGGGCACACTGGGAAAATACCTCATGAACCTGCGCGTAACAGGGCCTAAAGGCGAGCGCATCAGCTTCAGAGCAGCCACGCTGCGCTTCCTGCTCCGGCCGGTAGCTGCCGTGTTGGTCATTTTACGCTTCCTGGTTGGTTCCGATGACAGGGTCCGTCGCGCCTTCCACGACCGCGTAGCCGGCACGCAGGTGATCGCCCAATAA
- a CDS encoding DUF389 domain-containing protein, which yields MRKLSIKVKQGQGQEVKRIAEKHDGKNLIVQQAEEGELVTVHLSNERVSNFIANLSKYEEAEITLVPRGVISLYPPQDDAPDQVTDVTYRSPIEIFLGGLQSVGSKVGLLTYAVVGGMLVWVGFYTSTSYLLVAAMLVAPFAGPAMNAALGAAAGKGALLKQSLLRYFMAIGASILITFILSFLIGQEHATPMMVEVSHISQVTILLPLAAGIAGGINLVQSERDSLVAGAAVGMLVAASLAPPTGLIGMALNFGNWQLVRSGVFLLIFQLVVIQFTAALVFRYLGKVTVKGVRFADGKESVFWLSLLASGVIIAGMLYWQFARQPSLQKASLSTQITEVMRNELEKLEDIETIEVSARFTRGTLPNLNPVICELYLYNRNDSVTDEQVKQLVQDVLYKRIKAENWNADPMFTITLLGYPGEEKQN from the coding sequence ATGCGCAAATTAAGTATAAAAGTAAAGCAGGGGCAGGGACAAGAGGTTAAACGTATAGCCGAGAAGCACGATGGTAAGAACCTGATCGTGCAGCAGGCAGAGGAAGGGGAGTTGGTGACCGTGCACCTGAGCAATGAGCGGGTCAGTAATTTCATCGCAAATCTTAGCAAGTATGAGGAAGCGGAAATCACCCTTGTGCCACGAGGGGTTATCTCCTTGTATCCGCCGCAGGACGATGCGCCAGACCAGGTAACGGACGTGACCTACCGCAGCCCAATTGAGATTTTCCTGGGTGGCTTGCAAAGTGTAGGATCCAAGGTTGGGTTGCTGACTTATGCGGTGGTAGGCGGTATGTTGGTGTGGGTGGGCTTCTACACAAGCACCAGTTACCTGCTGGTAGCGGCCATGCTGGTGGCGCCCTTTGCCGGACCCGCCATGAACGCCGCACTGGGCGCCGCAGCCGGAAAGGGTGCGTTGCTCAAACAAAGCCTGCTGCGTTACTTTATGGCCATCGGGGCCTCTATCCTTATCACATTTATACTTTCGTTTTTGATCGGCCAGGAGCACGCCACGCCTATGATGGTGGAAGTTAGCCACATCTCGCAGGTAACTATTCTGTTGCCGCTGGCTGCTGGCATAGCCGGTGGTATTAATCTGGTGCAGTCGGAGCGGGATAGCCTGGTGGCCGGTGCGGCCGTGGGCATGCTGGTGGCTGCCTCGCTTGCCCCGCCCACGGGGTTGATAGGCATGGCGCTGAACTTTGGGAACTGGCAACTGGTGCGCAGCGGCGTTTTTTTGCTGATCTTTCAGCTGGTGGTGATTCAGTTCACGGCGGCGCTGGTGTTCCGGTACCTGGGCAAGGTTACGGTAAAGGGCGTTCGCTTTGCTGATGGAAAAGAGTCGGTGTTCTGGCTTTCGTTACTGGCCTCGGGGGTGATTATTGCCGGGATGCTGTACTGGCAGTTTGCCAGGCAGCCATCGCTGCAGAAGGCCAGCCTGAGCACGCAGATCACCGAGGTGATGCGCAACGAACTGGAGAAGCTGGAGGATATTGAAACGATTGAGGTCAGCGCCCGCTTTACCCGCGGCACCCTGCCGAACCTGAACCCCGTGATCTGTGAGCTCTACCTCTACAACCGCAATGATTCGGTAACGGATGAGCAGGTAAAGCAGCTGGTGCAGGATGTGCTCTACAAGCGTATCAAAGCCGAGAATTGGAACGCAGACCCAATGTTCACCATCACTTTGCTGGGGTATCCCGGAGAAGAAAAGCAGAACTGA
- a CDS encoding SixA phosphatase family protein, which yields MNKSLLKQLSLFLLLLAMACKQSPVGQEGALAVVDPVDNNTQPTVVYLVRHAEKDISDINNQDPDLTPDGRARAEALRELLRQEQVDALYATKYIRTKNTLKPLAEERQLEVLPYEAHDFSGLKKRILQNHQGQTVVVAGHSNTLLPILEAFGAKRPVPDISEQEYDYLFKVTLAKDGTATVETDHFGVN from the coding sequence ATGAACAAATCTTTACTGAAACAGCTTAGTCTTTTCTTGTTGCTGCTGGCTATGGCCTGTAAGCAGTCGCCGGTGGGGCAGGAGGGAGCCCTGGCCGTGGTGGACCCGGTGGATAACAACACCCAGCCCACGGTGGTATACCTGGTGCGCCATGCCGAAAAGGACATCTCCGACATTAATAACCAGGACCCGGACCTGACGCCGGATGGCAGGGCCCGGGCCGAGGCGCTGCGCGAGTTGCTCAGGCAGGAGCAGGTGGATGCCCTTTACGCCACCAAGTATATCCGCACCAAGAACACCCTGAAGCCCCTGGCCGAGGAGCGTCAGCTGGAGGTGCTGCCCTACGAGGCACACGACTTCAGCGGGCTGAAGAAACGCATCCTGCAGAACCACCAGGGGCAGACGGTGGTGGTAGCAGGCCACTCCAATACGCTGCTGCCTATCTTAGAGGCCTTCGGAGCCAAGCGCCCAGTGCCCGACATCTCGGAGCAGGAGTATGATTACCTGTTTAAGGTGACGCTAGCCAAAGACGGAACGGCCACGGTAGAAACAGACCATTTCGGGGTCAACTAA
- a CDS encoding tetratricopeptide repeat protein codes for MPSFSKKLLLYVFLFLAALPTLAQHPDEVEAVRQKLFQQRQEVLQARLDPAEKASRLLELGAWQEAKLLLQGAPPTTGVRLAQGALAMLENRFEQAGALVQGVLQEKPQNREALLLQSRLQVQAWELEKAKATANALLAKNPQDEEAALRVGRVLLLQKKYDEALEWAKKVQSWNKDNAAAWLLESDVHFWNQKPELAEQPLINSLTLDPFNADARFNYGYAIWRRVDATQLNDMAAQWELALTLNPLHYVTHWHWGNGHTNLTYADYAQPEDEQVREELKTADKLLSEDKVEEALASAQQVQEKYKTSVLPAMLRGSAYYMAFDMDRQVRLDSAQAIFQRILRKKQHYGPAHNALAAVIKQKQLTYLHNYDSLQQVVQQTVIKDPVNFARVFPDVTYYPGEEVQQMVWSQLYESIVYFPFLSKQGETFVVPPLHVDLAIAMNSPYFRQATTFDNRQWMDIRGVGSGAAAIEYVVRGSYLERNVVLHEYVHLFHGRVFTDAESRQVRRLYYNAMEQGRTLDYYSANNEHEYLAQTYPAYFEPVKVHPLNHKSINTTADLKAKDPALYTFLDKLVQRQRAYLAGDKQAMASNWAQVYLNLANKAQRQDDLQKAGLYLDSALVWDKKYQPALLAYAGVEQRRKKYKEAQAWLEQAKTINPNYAPIYLAEAELQETMKRNGKLNAHDALMNQITLYKKAAELEDDLLMQAQVNERFRAFFVDYGMVPEAIAVAQAYVENAPTVSTYLRDRRDEALAYASWLKGTTSIDPEAEQELKRLVSLKPQNYHLRRQYAEVLGTQGKHKEAFETLAEAQRILSAAGSPRADFMILMAAYQLQLQNQEAARLAIQPLLEGQKKWQEQERHLLVPVLAALGQQDKAKAMLKEFRTPETVVELAQLQSAKGRMYEATGKLNRAIQTYERSLLLYPYQLEVRQRLVRLLQQKGRTRDAEAVSLAGEQLAHS; via the coding sequence ATGCCTTCTTTTTCCAAAAAACTGCTGCTGTATGTTTTCTTGTTCCTGGCTGCCCTGCCCACCCTTGCCCAGCACCCCGACGAGGTGGAGGCTGTGCGGCAAAAGCTGTTCCAACAGCGGCAGGAGGTGCTCCAGGCACGTTTAGACCCGGCTGAAAAAGCCTCCCGTTTGCTGGAGCTAGGGGCTTGGCAGGAGGCAAAGCTGCTGCTGCAGGGAGCGCCACCAACAACAGGCGTAAGACTGGCGCAGGGAGCGCTGGCCATGCTCGAAAACAGGTTTGAGCAGGCCGGAGCGCTGGTGCAAGGAGTGCTGCAGGAGAAGCCGCAAAACCGGGAAGCCCTGCTGCTGCAAAGCAGGCTGCAGGTGCAGGCCTGGGAGCTGGAGAAAGCCAAAGCCACAGCCAATGCCCTGCTCGCGAAAAACCCACAGGACGAGGAAGCCGCCTTGAGGGTAGGCCGTGTGCTGTTGCTGCAGAAAAAGTATGACGAGGCGTTGGAATGGGCCAAAAAGGTGCAAAGCTGGAACAAAGACAATGCGGCGGCCTGGCTGCTGGAGTCGGATGTGCACTTCTGGAACCAGAAGCCGGAACTGGCCGAGCAACCCCTCATTAACAGCCTGACGCTAGACCCTTTTAACGCTGACGCGCGCTTTAACTATGGCTATGCCATCTGGCGGCGCGTAGATGCCACTCAACTCAACGACATGGCCGCGCAGTGGGAGCTGGCGCTGACGCTGAACCCGCTGCACTACGTGACGCACTGGCACTGGGGCAACGGCCATACCAACCTCACCTACGCCGACTACGCTCAACCCGAGGACGAGCAGGTGCGCGAGGAGCTAAAGACGGCTGATAAGCTACTATCGGAAGACAAGGTAGAAGAGGCGCTGGCTTCGGCGCAGCAGGTACAAGAGAAGTATAAAACCTCGGTGCTGCCCGCCATGCTGCGTGGCTCCGCCTATTACATGGCCTTCGACATGGACCGCCAGGTGCGCCTGGACTCTGCGCAGGCTATCTTCCAGCGCATCCTCCGCAAAAAGCAGCACTACGGACCGGCGCACAACGCCTTGGCCGCCGTTATCAAGCAAAAGCAGCTCACCTACCTGCACAATTACGACTCACTGCAGCAGGTGGTGCAGCAAACGGTGATCAAGGACCCGGTGAACTTTGCCCGGGTGTTTCCGGACGTGACCTATTACCCCGGCGAGGAGGTGCAGCAGATGGTGTGGTCGCAGCTCTACGAAAGCATCGTCTACTTCCCGTTCCTCTCTAAGCAGGGCGAAACCTTCGTGGTGCCGCCGCTGCACGTGGACCTGGCCATTGCCATGAACTCGCCCTACTTCCGGCAGGCCACCACCTTTGATAACCGCCAGTGGATGGATATACGGGGCGTGGGCAGTGGCGCGGCGGCCATCGAGTACGTGGTGCGGGGATCCTACCTGGAGCGCAACGTAGTGCTGCACGAGTATGTGCACCTGTTCCACGGCCGCGTGTTTACCGATGCCGAGAGCCGCCAGGTACGCCGTTTATACTATAATGCCATGGAACAGGGCCGTACCCTGGACTATTACTCTGCCAACAACGAACACGAGTACCTCGCCCAGACCTACCCGGCTTATTTTGAGCCCGTGAAGGTGCATCCGCTCAACCACAAATCCATCAACACCACCGCCGACCTGAAGGCCAAGGACCCGGCGCTTTATACTTTCCTCGATAAGCTGGTGCAGCGGCAGCGGGCCTATCTGGCCGGCGACAAACAGGCCATGGCCAGCAACTGGGCGCAGGTGTACCTGAACCTGGCCAACAAGGCGCAGCGGCAGGATGATCTGCAGAAGGCCGGTTTATACTTAGACAGCGCCCTGGTGTGGGATAAAAAGTACCAGCCGGCCCTGCTGGCCTATGCCGGTGTAGAGCAGCGCCGGAAGAAGTATAAGGAGGCGCAGGCCTGGCTGGAGCAGGCCAAGACGATCAACCCCAATTATGCCCCTATTTACCTGGCCGAGGCCGAGCTGCAGGAAACCATGAAGCGTAATGGCAAGCTTAACGCCCACGACGCGCTGATGAACCAGATAACGCTGTACAAAAAAGCCGCAGAGCTGGAGGACGACCTGCTGATGCAGGCGCAGGTAAATGAGCGGTTCCGTGCGTTCTTTGTGGACTACGGCATGGTGCCGGAGGCCATTGCCGTGGCACAGGCTTACGTAGAAAATGCGCCCACCGTCTCCACCTACCTCCGCGACCGGCGCGATGAGGCCTTGGCGTATGCAAGCTGGCTGAAAGGCACCACCAGTATAGACCCGGAGGCGGAGCAGGAGCTCAAACGGCTGGTGTCGCTGAAGCCGCAGAACTACCACCTGCGCAGGCAGTACGCCGAGGTGCTGGGCACGCAGGGCAAGCATAAAGAGGCTTTCGAAACATTGGCGGAGGCGCAGCGCATCCTGTCGGCGGCCGGCTCGCCGCGGGCCGATTTTATGATACTGATGGCGGCCTACCAGCTGCAGTTGCAGAACCAGGAGGCTGCCCGCCTCGCTATTCAGCCCTTGCTGGAGGGGCAGAAAAAGTGGCAGGAGCAGGAGCGTCACCTGCTGGTGCCGGTGCTGGCCGCCCTGGGGCAGCAGGATAAGGCCAAGGCCATGCTAAAGGAATTCCGCACGCCGGAGACGGTGGTGGAGCTAGCGCAGCTGCAATCGGCGAAGGGCCGCATGTACGAGGCCACCGGCAAACTGAACAGAGCCATACAGACCTATGAGCGCTCCCTGCTGCTGTACCCCTACCAATTGGAGGTGCGGCAGCGACTGGTGCGCCTGCTGCAGCAGAAGGGCCGCACCCGCGATGCCGAGGCTGTGTCTCTTGCCGGGGAGCAGCTGGCGCACTCCTAA
- a CDS encoding NAD-dependent epimerase/dehydratase family protein encodes MPRVLVTGSAGFIGHHLVMALQRHASLVVGLDNLNSYYDPELKYERLTQQGFNREEISQGTLVQSIKAPNLYFTQLDIADAPALQQLFGEHRFDIVVNLAAQAGVRHSLDHPEEYVTSNLVGFANVLECCRHHRIKHLLFASSSSVYGLNRQIPFSTNHRTDAPVSFYAATKKANEVMAHSYAHLYGIPTTGLRFFTVYGPWGRPDMAYYSFAKAIVEGKPIRIFNQGDMLRDFTYVDDVVESIVQLLEVRPETCDVPYKLYNIGNNKPEQLLEMVALLERLLQRKARLDLQPMQPGDVQTTYAEVEELMRATGFRPHTTLAQGLQQFAEWFKAYHQVQEVPQLEVQ; translated from the coding sequence ATGCCACGCGTACTTGTAACCGGCAGCGCCGGGTTTATCGGCCATCACCTGGTAATGGCCCTGCAGCGACATGCTTCTCTTGTCGTGGGCCTCGACAACCTGAACAGCTATTACGACCCGGAGCTGAAGTATGAACGGCTGACCCAGCAGGGTTTTAACCGGGAGGAGATCAGCCAGGGCACCCTTGTCCAAAGTATAAAAGCGCCAAACCTATACTTCACGCAGCTTGATATCGCCGATGCGCCAGCCCTGCAGCAGCTCTTCGGAGAACACCGTTTCGATATAGTGGTTAACCTGGCCGCACAGGCTGGTGTGCGCCATAGCCTCGACCATCCGGAGGAGTATGTGACCAGCAACCTGGTGGGTTTTGCCAACGTGCTGGAGTGCTGCCGTCACCATCGTATAAAGCATCTATTATTTGCCTCCTCCAGTTCGGTGTATGGCCTGAACAGGCAAATACCCTTCAGCACCAACCACCGCACGGATGCACCTGTCTCGTTCTATGCCGCCACAAAAAAAGCAAACGAGGTGATGGCCCACAGCTACGCGCATCTCTACGGCATCCCCACTACCGGACTGCGTTTTTTCACCGTCTACGGTCCCTGGGGCAGGCCCGATATGGCGTACTACAGCTTCGCAAAAGCAATAGTGGAGGGCAAGCCGATCCGGATCTTTAACCAGGGCGATATGCTGCGCGACTTCACCTATGTGGACGACGTGGTGGAGAGCATCGTGCAGCTGCTGGAGGTGCGGCCCGAGACCTGCGATGTGCCTTACAAGCTCTACAACATCGGCAATAATAAACCCGAGCAGCTGCTGGAGATGGTGGCCCTACTGGAGCGCCTGCTGCAGCGCAAGGCCAGACTCGATCTGCAGCCCATGCAGCCCGGCGATGTGCAAACTACCTATGCGGAGGTGGAGGAGCTGATGCGTGCCACCGGCTTCCGGCCGCATACCACGCTGGCGCAGGGGCTGCAGCAGTTTGCCGAATGGTTTAAGGCGTATCACCAGGTGCAGGAGGTGCCACAGTTGGAGGTGCAGTAA
- a CDS encoding glycosyltransferase, protein MPDSTLESVSLTVLVPVFNEEGCLQRFREAMDAFLAQSPVPTQVLFVNDGSTDSSLDQIRGICHGNAGYSYLSLDRNHGLSTAIKAGIDHCQTTHIGYIDSDLQTSPLDFMLLLEHVPHHEMVIGIRARRKDTFIKKLSSKIANGFRRYMINDGIVDTGCPLKIMDAAYAKRVPFFDGMHRFLPALLQLQGAKIKQLPVQHFERYAGYSKYHLFNRLWGPLNDTFAFRWMRKRYITYGIAEEFRNQPAVVDGRI, encoded by the coding sequence ATGCCTGATAGTACTTTAGAGTCGGTATCATTGACCGTGCTGGTGCCGGTTTTTAACGAGGAGGGCTGCCTGCAGCGCTTCCGCGAGGCCATGGACGCGTTTCTGGCGCAGTCGCCGGTGCCTACGCAGGTGCTTTTTGTAAACGATGGCTCCACCGACAGCAGTCTGGACCAGATTCGCGGGATCTGCCACGGCAACGCCGGCTACAGCTACCTTTCCCTGGACCGCAACCACGGCCTGAGCACTGCCATCAAGGCCGGCATCGACCATTGCCAGACCACCCACATCGGCTACATCGACTCCGACCTGCAAACCTCCCCGCTGGACTTTATGCTGCTGTTGGAGCATGTGCCCCACCACGAGATGGTCATCGGCATTCGCGCCCGGCGCAAGGATACCTTCATCAAGAAGCTCTCCTCTAAAATCGCCAACGGCTTCAGGAGGTACATGATCAACGACGGCATTGTAGACACGGGCTGTCCGCTCAAGATCATGGACGCTGCCTACGCCAAACGGGTGCCTTTCTTTGATGGGATGCACCGCTTTCTGCCGGCGCTGCTGCAGCTGCAGGGGGCTAAAATAAAACAGCTGCCGGTGCAGCACTTTGAGCGGTACGCGGGCTACTCCAAGTACCACCTCTTCAACCGTCTGTGGGGTCCGCTCAACGATACGTTCGCCTTCCGATGGATGCGCAAGCGCTACATCACGTATGGCATCGCAGAAGAATTCAGGAACCAGCCTGCCGTAGTTGATGGACGTATCTGA
- a CDS encoding lipid-A-disaccharide synthase N-terminal domain-containing protein has product MDVSEMLIYGVGLLAQLLFSARILIQWVKSEKAGRVLSPASFWTTSLLASILLMTYGALRNDIVIVGGQLVSYFIYVRNIKLKHVWEGLSWPLRWGALLFPFAATGWLLWSDTYSFSYIMEHSKVSGALIAWGGAGQFIFTMRFVYQWWCSERLQESVIPLGFWVISLTGSLMIMSYAVLRLDPVLFLGQIFGVVAYTRNFMLGLREQRSAPKPSTTS; this is encoded by the coding sequence ATGGACGTATCTGAAATGCTGATATACGGCGTGGGCCTGCTGGCGCAGCTGCTATTCTCGGCACGTATCCTCATCCAGTGGGTAAAGTCGGAAAAGGCCGGTCGCGTGCTCTCCCCCGCCTCCTTCTGGACCACCAGCCTGCTGGCCTCCATCCTTTTGATGACCTACGGCGCGCTGCGCAACGATATCGTGATCGTGGGCGGTCAGCTTGTTTCCTACTTCATCTATGTGCGCAACATCAAGCTCAAGCACGTGTGGGAGGGGCTTTCCTGGCCCCTGCGCTGGGGCGCCCTGCTCTTTCCGTTCGCGGCCACCGGCTGGCTGCTCTGGAGCGACACCTACAGCTTCAGCTACATTATGGAGCACAGCAAGGTTTCGGGCGCTTTGATTGCCTGGGGCGGGGCCGGGCAGTTCATCTTCACGATGCGCTTTGTGTACCAGTGGTGGTGCTCGGAAAGGCTGCAGGAGTCGGTCATCCCGCTCGGTTTTTGGGTCATCAGCCTGACAGGAAGCCTCATGATCATGTCCTACGCCGTGCTGCGCCTGGACCCGGTGCTCTTTCTGGGGCAGATATTTGGTGTAGTGGCTTATACTCGTAACTTTATGCTTGGGCTGCGCGAACAGCGGTCGGCCCCTAAACCTTCTACCACGAGCTAA
- a CDS encoding ArnT family glycosyltransferase yields MPLLCKDRSDQSLYGLLLVLLLLLLFNLGSWGVIETSEARYAEISREMWQSGDLLHPRLLGIQHYHKPPLTYIITSFGMELFGPNAFGARFFLQLSLVFQVWLVYLIGKEIFSSSRQALLAAVIYLTIPAVLISARNLTTDSFLATFELAAILTWLKYKTRATSLWLYFFYLLLALAFLTKGPVGLIFPVLVALGVGGNYTSDTHHTSGWHHLPALLLFLALGSSWYVYLMLHDPQFVDYFLLKHTVQRYANPETFGRSQPWWFYLVLAPALSLPWSAILLAQLGRLKKMPGRLRRLFILWIPLPLVFFSFSGSKLILYILPIFAGQALLTAWLLHNMSEKATKRAMKAGLVYFTVLAVALFVVPLLPVGIALPWRVLTFPVLILGAFAILWTGERQQQQKLVYGALVFTALLLPYSAKLLAHNPQFTNGSRPVAEVIVARNLQQRPILVYNKLLPSLAFELNRSIVSLDDGTSKLERELQFEQDKQWREQLLQLKRPEDMQRLRELLQQKPVLVVKNELPEERQWMLGYFDRQEQVGEWVVYY; encoded by the coding sequence ATGCCGCTACTCTGCAAAGACCGCTCAGACCAATCGCTCTATGGCCTGCTGCTTGTGTTGTTGCTTCTTTTGTTGTTTAACCTGGGGAGTTGGGGCGTGATAGAGACCAGCGAGGCCCGCTACGCGGAGATCAGCCGCGAAATGTGGCAGAGCGGCGACTTGCTGCACCCGCGCCTGCTGGGCATCCAACATTACCATAAGCCTCCGCTCACGTACATCATCACCTCCTTCGGAATGGAGCTTTTCGGCCCCAATGCCTTTGGGGCGCGTTTTTTCCTGCAGCTCTCGCTCGTGTTTCAGGTGTGGCTGGTGTACCTCATCGGCAAGGAGATTTTCAGCAGTTCCCGGCAGGCGCTCCTGGCCGCTGTGATATACCTCACGATTCCGGCTGTGCTTATCTCAGCCCGCAACCTCACCACCGACTCGTTCCTGGCTACCTTTGAGCTGGCCGCCATCCTTACCTGGCTAAAGTATAAAACCCGGGCAACCTCCCTTTGGCTGTACTTTTTTTACCTGCTGCTGGCGCTGGCCTTCCTTACCAAAGGCCCGGTGGGGCTGATCTTCCCGGTGCTGGTGGCCCTTGGGGTGGGGGGAAATTATACTTCTGACACCCACCATACTTCTGGCTGGCACCACCTGCCGGCGCTCCTGCTGTTCCTTGCGCTGGGTAGTTCCTGGTACGTGTACCTCATGCTGCATGACCCGCAGTTTGTGGATTACTTCCTGTTGAAGCACACGGTGCAGCGCTACGCCAACCCCGAAACCTTTGGCCGCTCCCAGCCCTGGTGGTTTTACCTGGTGCTGGCCCCTGCGCTCAGCCTGCCGTGGTCTGCCATCCTGCTGGCACAGCTGGGCAGGCTCAAAAAGATGCCGGGCAGGCTCAGGCGCCTCTTTATACTTTGGATACCCCTGCCGCTGGTGTTCTTCTCCTTCTCCGGCTCCAAATTGATACTTTACATCCTGCCCATCTTTGCCGGGCAGGCGCTGCTAACAGCGTGGCTGCTCCACAACATGTCTGAAAAGGCTACCAAAAGAGCAATGAAGGCCGGGCTGGTGTACTTTACGGTGCTGGCCGTGGCGCTTTTTGTGGTCCCGCTGCTGCCCGTGGGCATTGCCCTGCCCTGGCGGGTGCTCACCTTCCCCGTCCTGATCCTGGGCGCGTTTGCCATACTTTGGACCGGCGAACGGCAGCAGCAGCAGAAGCTGGTGTACGGGGCCCTGGTTTTTACGGCACTGCTCCTGCCCTACTCGGCTAAACTCCTGGCGCACAACCCGCAGTTTACCAACGGCAGCCGCCCGGTGGCCGAGGTCATTGTGGCGCGTAACCTGCAGCAGCGGCCTATCCTTGTGTATAACAAGCTGCTGCCCTCGCTGGCTTTCGAGCTGAATAGAAGCATCGTCTCCCTGGACGATGGCACAAGCAAGCTGGAGCGGGAGCTGCAGTTTGAGCAGGACAAGCAGTGGCGCGAGCAGCTGCTGCAGCTAAAACGCCCCGAAGACATGCAGCGCCTGAGGGAGCTGTTGCAGCAGAAACCCGTGCTGGTGGTGAAGAACGAGCTGCCGGAGGAGCGGCAGTGGATGCTCGGGTACTTTGATAGGCAGGAGCAGGTTGGGGAGTGGGTGGTATATTATTAG